One genomic window of Gossypium hirsutum isolate 1008001.06 chromosome D11, Gossypium_hirsutum_v2.1, whole genome shotgun sequence includes the following:
- the LOC107911140 gene encoding uncharacterized protein, with translation MESESLYDYWERYKKLCASCPQHGLTGQSLLQYFYEGLLPKEMKMIDAASGGAFVNMTSQRARANSQQYQPNSEPTRRVNGVNVSSLKDKLDKLTNIVQSMLIEKKNLTQLCGICTTSEHPMDLCPILNENSTAHVDAVGGLPGPPQRRYDPFSNTCNPGWKNHPNLNYGANPRYNPSYQPRPPQQPSKPSTSLEAIIERLTVDAAKHQQRTDASIQELTNQNASVITLRSEKVWELVPDKSHGQDKEREKQISDPKARPESEVQKPVVMPPPFPGRLAKDKKDEEKEIFETFRKVEVNIPLLDAIKQIHRYAKFLKELCTSKRRLVGNERVNVGENVSAILQKKVPPKYKDQGMFAISCEIGNVGIKKAMCDLRASINVMPYPIYKLINAGPLKKTGVIIQLVDRSVIYPEGLLEDVLVKVNEFVFLADFYIINIEDDNSTNSSDTFLGRPFLSTAAQKLMFRVEH, from the exons ATGGAGAGTGAATCGCTCtacgactattgggagcgatACAAAAAGCTGTGTGCAAGTTGTCCTCAACACGGTTTGACCGGACAATCACTTCTTCAATATTTTTATGAAGGTTTGCTCCctaaggaaatgaaaatgattgacGCTGCTAGTGGAGGGGCGTTTGTCAATATGACTTCTCAAAGGGCAAGAGCAAATTCTCAACAGTATCAGCCGAATTCAGAACCCACAAGACGGGTTAATGGGGTAAATGTTTCATCCTTAAAAGATAAGTTGGATAAGCTTACTAATATTGTTCAATCTATGCTTATAGAAAAGAAGAATCTGACCCAACTATGTGGAATATGTACTACGTCTGAACATCCGATGGATTTGTGCCCAATCCTTAACGAAAATTCAACGGCACATGTCGACGCTGTCGGAGGTCTTCCGGGACCTCCACAAAGACGCTATGATCCTTTCTCCAACACCTGTAATCCCGGGTGGAAGAATCATCCCAACTTGAATTACGGAGCTAACCCCAGATATAATCCATCATACCAACCAAGACCTCCGCAACAGCCATCCAAGCCGAGCACATCTCTAGAAGCTATTATAGAAAGACTTACCGTCGATGCTGCAAAACACCAACAGAGGACAGACGCATCAATACAGGAGTTAACTAATCAA AATGCAAGTGTAATAACTCTTCGTAGCGAAAAAGTTTGGGAACTAGTTCCCGACAAAAGTCATGGGCAAGACAAAGAACGAGAAAAGCAGATCTCTGATCCAAAAGCCAGACCGGAATCAGAAGTTCAGAAACCAGTTGTGATGCCACCTCCTTTTCCAGGGAGGCTCGCAAAGGATAAGAAAGATGAGGAAAAAGAAATCTTCGAAACATTCAGGAAGGTGGAGGTAAATATCCCTTTGCTCGACGCTATTAAACAAATCCATCGTTATGCGAAATTTCTCAAGGAATTGTGCACTAGCAAGAGAAGGTTAGTAGGTAACGAAAGAGTGAATGTAGGAGAGAATGTCTCCGCAATACTGCAAAAGAAAGTTCCGCCCAAATAcaaggaccaaggtatgtttgcTATTTCCTGTGAAATAGGTAATGTCGGCATTAAgaaagccatgtgtgatttaagggcttccattaatgttatgccttatcctATTTATAAGTTGATTAACGCGGGTCCTTTGAAAAAGACAGGAGTAATAATCCAGTTGGTGGACAGGTCAGTCATCTATCCCGAAGGGTTACTTGAAGACGTCCTTGTTAAAGTTAACGAATTTGTTTTCCTTGCAGATTTCTACATTATTAATATAGAAGACGATAACTCAACTAATTCATCTGACACTTTTCTTGGAAGACCGTTCCTAAGTACCGCAGCGCAAAAATTGATGTTCAGAGTGGAACATTGA
- the LOC107913406 gene encoding homeobox-leucine zipper protein ATHB-6 produces MKRVGSSHSLGAMMSICPISDDNQIYSREFQSILDGLDEEEGVEESGYVAEKKRRLNVDQVKALEKDFEVENKLDPGRKLKLAQQLGLRPRQVAVWFQNRRARWKTKQLEKDYGLLKNRYETLKLNYDSLQHDNQVLLKQIEEVKAKLNGKNNVSVKEEVNVTKTANRTLEQSEAPVEVKYESLKNNSKGSNGAILFLDLKDGSSDSDSSAVLNEDNNNGSNYVGVSSSGVLQSQHVWMSPTTASSLNFNSSSSSMKCLQPQQFVKMEEQNFFSADEACKFFSDEEAPSLHWYCPEHWN; encoded by the exons ATGAAAAGAGTTGGCAGCTCACATTCCTTGGGTGCTATGATGTCCATCTGCCCAATCTCAG ATGACAACCAGATTTACAGTAGAGAGTTTCAGTCGATTTTAGATGGATTAGATGAAGAAGAGGGCGTGGAAGAATCAGGGTATGTTGCAGAAAAGAAGAGGCGATTGAATGTAGATCAAGTGAAAGCGTTGGAGAAGGATTTCGAGGTGGAAAACAAACTTGATCCTGGGAGGAAATTGAAACTAGCTCAACAACTTGGCTTGCGACCTCGACAAGTTGCTGTCTGGTTCCAAAACCGCCGTGCTAGGTGGAAGACTAAACAACTGGAGAAGGATTATGGGCTTCTCAAAAACAGATATGAAACTCTTAAGCTAAATTATGATAGCCTCCAGCATGACAATCAAGTTCTTCTTAAACAG ATAGAGGAGGTGAAGGCAAAGCTGAATGGAAAGAACAATGTTTCAGTGAAGGAGGAGGTGAATGTGACTAAAACTGCTAATAGAACACTAGAACAAAGTGAAGCACCAGTAGAAGTGAAGTATGAGAGCTTGAAGAACAACAGCAAGGGATCAAATGGGGCCATCCTTTTCCTAGACTTAAAAGACGGTTCATCAGATAGTGACTCAAGCGCTGTCTTGAATGAAGACAACAACAACGGCTCGAATTACGTGGGTGTATCTTCATCTGGGGTTCTACAAAGCCAACATGTTTGGATGTCACCGACAACAGCCTCTTCACTCAATTTCAACTCTTCATCTTCTTCTATGAAGTGCCTCCAACCCCAGCAATTTGTGAAGATGGAAGAACAAAATTTCTTTAGTGCAGATGAAGCTTGCAAGTTCTTCTCAGATGAAGAAGCTCCAAGTCTTCATTGGTATTGCCCTGAACACTGGAACTAA